Proteins encoded in a region of the Zea mays cultivar B73 chromosome 2, Zm-B73-REFERENCE-NAM-5.0, whole genome shotgun sequence genome:
- the LOC541953 gene encoding histone deacetylase isoform X1, translating into MLEFSLSKLFFRTANFTMKYMPYNLGEDCPVFDNLFEFCQIYAGGTLDAARRLNHKICDIAINWAGGLHHAKKCEASGFCYINDLVLGILELLKYHARVLYIDIDVHHGDGVEEAFYFTDRVMTVSFHKYGDLFFPGTGDIKDIGEREGKYYAINIPLKDGIDDTSFTRLFKTIIAKVVETYLPGAIVLQCGADSLARDRLGCFNLSIEGHAECVKFVKKFNIPLLVTGGGGYTKENVARCWAVETGVLLDTELPNEIPKNEYIEYFAPDYTLKVPNLNMDNLNSKTYLSSIKVQVMESLRYIQHAPGVQMQEVPPDFYIPDFDEDELDPDERVDQHTQDKQIHRDDEYYEGDNDNDHDDGTR; encoded by the exons ATGCTGGAGTTTTCTCTTTCCAAACTATTCTTCAGGACTGCTAATTTCACAATGAAATACATGCCAT ACAATCTTGGAGAAGACTGTCCGGTCTTTGATAATTTGTTTGAGTTCTGCCAAATCTATGCGGGAGGAACTTTAG ATGCTGCTCGCAGATTAAATCATAAAATATGTGACATTGCCATTAATTGGGCTGGTGGGCTACATCATGCCAAAAAGTGTGAGGCTTCAGGCTTCTGTTACATTAATGATCTAGTATTAGGAATTCTGGAGCTTCTCAAGTACCATGCCAGGGTTCTTTATATTGACATTGATGTCCATCATGGAGATGGAGTTGAAGAAGCCTTTTATTTCACTGACAG GGTAATGACTGTGAGTTTCCACAAGTATGGTGACCTGTTCTTTCCTGGAACAGGTGATATTAAA GATATaggagaaagggaaggaaaaTATTATGCCATCAACATTCCACTTAAAGATGGGATAGATGACACTAGCTTTACTCGGCTTTTTAAAACA ATTATTGCCAAAGTTGTTGAGACATATCTGCCTGGTGCTATTGTTCTTCAATGTGGGGCTGATTCATTGGCGAGGGATCGTTTAGGCTGCTTCAATCTCTCTATTGAAG GTCATGCTGAATGTGTAAAGTTTGTCAAGAAATTCAATATTCCCCTTCTG GTAACTGGAGGTGGTGGATACACCAAGGAGAATGTAGCACGGTGTTGGGCTGTTGAAACTGGGGTCCTTTTAGACACAGAACTCCCAAATG AGATTCCAAAAAATGAATATATTGAGTACTTTGCTCCAGATTATACATTGAAAGTTCCAAATTTGAACATG GACAATTTGAACAGTAAGACCTATCTCAGTTCAATCAAAGTGCAAGTGATGGAGAGTTTGCGGTACATACAGCATGCTCCTGGTGTTCAAATGCAAGAG GTTCCTCCCGATTTTTATATCCCGGACTTTGATGAAGATGAATTGGATCCTGATGAACGTGTTGACC AGCACACTCAAGACAAGCAGATTCACCGTGATGATGAGTACTATGAAGGTGACAATGACAACGATCACGACGACGGCACACGCTAA
- the LOC541953 gene encoding histone deacetylase gives MLEKDRISYFYDGDVGNVYFGPNHPMKPHRLCMTHHLVLSYGLHQKMEIYRPHKAYPIELAQFHSADYVEFLHRITPDSQHLYASELTRYNLGEDCPVFDNLFEFCQIYAGGTLDAARRLNHKICDIAINWAGGLHHAKKCEASGFCYINDLVLGILELLKYHARVLYIDIDVHHGDGVEEAFYFTDRVMTVSFHKYGDLFFPGTGDIKDIGEREGKYYAINIPLKDGIDDTSFTRLFKTIIAKVVETYLPGAIVLQCGADSLARDRLGCFNLSIEGHAECVKFVKKFNIPLLVTGGGGYTKENVARCWAVETGVLLDTELPNEIPKNEYIEYFAPDYTLKVPNLNMDNLNSKTYLSSIKVQVMESLRYIQHAPGVQMQEVPPDFYIPDFDEDELDPDERVDQHTQDKQIHRDDEYYEGDNDNDHDDGTR, from the exons GAGATGTTGGCAATGTCTACTTTGGGCCAAATCACCCCATGAAGCCACATCGTCTCTGTATGACACATCACCTTGTTCTTTCATATGGACTTCATCAAAAGATGGAGATATAT AGACCACACAAAGCATATCCAATAGAGCttgcccaattccattctgctgaTTATGTGGAATTCTTGCACCGGATAACTCCTGATTCCCAGCACCTATATGCAAGTGAACTAACTAGAT ACAATCTTGGAGAAGACTGTCCGGTCTTTGATAATTTGTTTGAGTTCTGCCAAATCTATGCGGGAGGAACTTTAG ATGCTGCTCGCAGATTAAATCATAAAATATGTGACATTGCCATTAATTGGGCTGGTGGGCTACATCATGCCAAAAAGTGTGAGGCTTCAGGCTTCTGTTACATTAATGATCTAGTATTAGGAATTCTGGAGCTTCTCAAGTACCATGCCAGGGTTCTTTATATTGACATTGATGTCCATCATGGAGATGGAGTTGAAGAAGCCTTTTATTTCACTGACAG GGTAATGACTGTGAGTTTCCACAAGTATGGTGACCTGTTCTTTCCTGGAACAGGTGATATTAAA GATATaggagaaagggaaggaaaaTATTATGCCATCAACATTCCACTTAAAGATGGGATAGATGACACTAGCTTTACTCGGCTTTTTAAAACA ATTATTGCCAAAGTTGTTGAGACATATCTGCCTGGTGCTATTGTTCTTCAATGTGGGGCTGATTCATTGGCGAGGGATCGTTTAGGCTGCTTCAATCTCTCTATTGAAG GTCATGCTGAATGTGTAAAGTTTGTCAAGAAATTCAATATTCCCCTTCTG GTAACTGGAGGTGGTGGATACACCAAGGAGAATGTAGCACGGTGTTGGGCTGTTGAAACTGGGGTCCTTTTAGACACAGAACTCCCAAATG AGATTCCAAAAAATGAATATATTGAGTACTTTGCTCCAGATTATACATTGAAAGTTCCAAATTTGAACATG GACAATTTGAACAGTAAGACCTATCTCAGTTCAATCAAAGTGCAAGTGATGGAGAGTTTGCGGTACATACAGCATGCTCCTGGTGTTCAAATGCAAGAG GTTCCTCCCGATTTTTATATCCCGGACTTTGATGAAGATGAATTGGATCCTGATGAACGTGTTGACC AGCACACTCAAGACAAGCAGATTCACCGTGATGATGAGTACTATGAAGGTGACAATGACAACGATCACGACGACGGCACACGCTAA
- the LOC109943999 gene encoding uncharacterized protein yields MALIPRRRPLGFPHPHCCSPSPTPAKTGAGALSPHGAVASMEELKPPVPLPSLGQLSVVALGTSTAATSACLGTVVATMGRDLAVGVVGRAIAAAMAVDLTVVSLFAATFSVDQRPLLIGAGAAGRLTAAATFTSQHDHLSCRRSCRGSIGSRRAHRRNAPRRRRLPSGVPPGLLPCISLFAGTGVPDNVAAVVVGQRPLLRKS; encoded by the coding sequence ATGGCCCTGATCCCACGCCGCCGTCCCCTGGGCTTCCCTCACCCCCACTGCTGCTCCCCTTCCCCCACGCCAgccaagacaggagcaggcgccctCTCTCCCCATGGCGCTGTTGCCTCCATGGAGGAGCTCAAGCCCCCTGTTCCCCTGCCGTCTCTCGGCCAGCTATCCGTCGTGGCCCTGGGCACAAGCACTGCCGCGACCAGCGCGTGTCTGGGCACAGTCGTCGCCACCATGGGCAGGGATCTGGCCGTCGGCGTCGtgggtcgcgccattgccgccgccatggccgtagATCTGACCGTCGTCTCCCTCTTCGCCGCGACCTTCTCCGTCGACCAGCGACCCCTCCTCATCGGCGCGGGCGCTGCCGGTCGGCTCACCGCAGCCGCGACCTTCACCAGCCAGCACGACCACCTCTCCTGTCGCCGCAGTTGCCGCGGCTCTATAGGCAGCCGTCGTGCGCACAGGCGCAACgcaccccgccgccgccgcctccctagCGGGGTCCCCCCGGGTCTCCTTCCCTGCATCAGCCTATTCGCGGGCACGGGCGTCCCCGACAACGTGGCTGCGGTTGTCGTCGGTCAGAGACCCCTACTGCGCAAGTCGTGA